The Deinococcus koreensis genome window below encodes:
- a CDS encoding MFS transporter translates to MPPHLWNRSFVIWLIGSAQSQFGSALAGIALSFLVLHQTGSAGKMALTLACSLAPHLLMPLAGAWVDRVNLKLPLIGADVARGALQLLVGGLALAWGEVPLWLVNGAALLTGLANIFAQPAGGAAVPALVPPQELARANGLLGGAGQGAWLAGTLAGGWIVASFSPAAAIVLDGLSFLIMAALLLLVRLPARAVPSGPRPSLFGDLLDGLRLMRRSRTLMFTPLIGLVLNATLAPLMVVTPKLMESLGAGAQGYGTFLALESAGMLLSGALIAVLGQRLAPRRATAAGLGLTSGVFAVMWLHPVTGTLLACAAALGFGFGVLNTPLNTLLQQMVPADYLGRVFSVLGMVSSLGMPLSLLLLSPVLDQLPLPLWFGLAALLMTLGGVAWLLVVLSERRLPDLHPPAEALAG, encoded by the coding sequence ATGCCCCCCCACCTGTGGAACCGCTCCTTCGTGATCTGGCTGATCGGCAGCGCCCAGTCGCAGTTCGGCAGCGCGCTGGCGGGCATCGCCCTGAGCTTCCTGGTGCTGCACCAGACGGGCTCGGCGGGGAAGATGGCGCTGACCCTGGCCTGCTCGCTGGCCCCCCACCTGCTGATGCCGCTGGCCGGCGCCTGGGTCGACCGCGTGAACCTGAAGCTGCCACTGATCGGGGCGGACGTGGCGCGCGGCGCGCTGCAGCTGCTGGTGGGCGGGCTGGCGCTGGCCTGGGGCGAGGTGCCGCTGTGGCTGGTCAACGGCGCGGCCCTGCTGACCGGTCTGGCGAACATCTTCGCCCAGCCGGCGGGCGGCGCGGCGGTGCCGGCGCTGGTGCCGCCCCAGGAGCTGGCCCGCGCCAACGGCCTGCTGGGCGGCGCCGGTCAGGGCGCGTGGCTGGCAGGCACCCTGGCCGGCGGCTGGATCGTGGCGAGCTTCTCGCCCGCCGCCGCCATCGTGCTCGACGGCCTCAGCTTTCTGATCATGGCGGCCCTGCTGCTGCTGGTGCGGCTGCCTGCCCGGGCGGTGCCCAGCGGCCCGCGCCCGTCCCTGTTCGGCGACCTGCTGGACGGCCTGCGCCTCATGCGCCGCTCGCGCACGCTGATGTTCACGCCGCTGATCGGGCTGGTGCTGAACGCCACCCTGGCCCCGCTGATGGTCGTGACGCCCAAGCTGATGGAGTCGCTGGGCGCCGGCGCGCAGGGCTACGGCACCTTCCTGGCGCTGGAAAGTGCCGGGATGCTGCTGTCGGGGGCGCTGATCGCCGTGCTGGGCCAGCGACTGGCGCCGCGCCGGGCCACTGCCGCCGGACTGGGGCTCACCTCGGGGGTGTTTGCGGTGATGTGGCTGCACCCGGTCACCGGCACCCTGCTGGCCTGCGCCGCCGCGCTGGGCTTCGGCTTCGGTGTCCTGAACACGCCGCTGAATACCCTGCTGCAGCAGATGGTGCCCGCCGACTACCTGGGCCGGGTCTTCAGCGTGCTGGGCATGGTCTCCAGCCTGGGCATGCCGCTGAGCCTGCTGCTGCTCTCGCCGGTGCTCGACCAGTTGCCTCTGCCCCTGTGGTTCGGGCTGGCCGCGCTGCTCATGACGCTGGGCGGGGTGGCCTGGCTGCTGGTGGTGCTCTCCGAACGTCGCCTGCCCGATCTGCACCCGCCGGCCGAGGCGCTGGCGGGTTGA
- a CDS encoding DUF4397 domain-containing protein, with translation MKITRLTAVVCTLSLALMACGTSTPQAGTQPAPAQAATAAQMSDAQAQTMLGAESLRPSSGAVTNVTYAFKGTVTQGPSTGTVLAGDLKLKVRALRSGLSFLEGTLAGTVGVRGLLFKDGSSILVFDVEPQGIIGRGKPGEARMLSGVFFGPDIGGGDRGTWTATLQAAPPAEAPKSGARALHASSDTPAVDLLIDGAKVSPAGGFAFRTTFPNNAAGGGYAQLPSGKRQVKVCAAGTTVCPVAAALNLAAGTRYTVAVIGTLSPDDDHGKTPRPLTPLVLQDSAASKPDKAQVRLVHAAATPAANLVDVYVTAPGADIGKISPAIADFQYSKDSGYLPLPPGDYQVRITLPHTKTVVIDSGKLSLMAGKVFTAFAVDPLPGTQAFGAVLLQDN, from the coding sequence ATGAAGATCACCCGATTGACCGCAGTCGTCTGCACTCTCTCGCTGGCGTTGATGGCGTGTGGCACCAGCACCCCCCAGGCGGGCACCCAGCCTGCCCCGGCCCAGGCCGCGACGGCCGCCCAGATGAGCGACGCCCAGGCGCAGACCATGCTGGGCGCCGAGTCGCTGCGGCCCTCCAGCGGAGCCGTGACCAACGTCACCTACGCCTTCAAGGGCACGGTCACGCAGGGCCCCAGCACCGGCACCGTGCTGGCCGGAGATCTGAAGCTCAAGGTGCGGGCGCTGCGAAGCGGCCTGAGCTTCCTGGAGGGCACCCTGGCGGGCACCGTGGGGGTGCGGGGGCTGCTGTTCAAGGACGGCAGCAGCATCCTGGTCTTCGACGTGGAGCCTCAGGGCATCATCGGACGTGGCAAGCCCGGCGAGGCCAGGATGCTGAGCGGGGTCTTCTTCGGGCCGGACATCGGTGGAGGCGACCGGGGCACCTGGACGGCCACGCTGCAGGCCGCCCCTCCCGCCGAGGCGCCGAAAAGCGGTGCCCGCGCGCTGCACGCTTCCAGCGATACCCCGGCGGTGGATCTGCTGATCGACGGCGCCAAGGTCTCTCCCGCCGGCGGTTTCGCCTTCCGCACCACCTTCCCGAACAACGCGGCCGGCGGCGGTTACGCCCAGTTGCCCTCCGGCAAGCGCCAGGTCAAGGTCTGCGCCGCCGGCACCACCGTCTGCCCGGTCGCCGCCGCCCTGAATCTGGCTGCGGGGACGCGCTACACGGTCGCCGTGATCGGCACCCTGAGCCCCGACGACGACCACGGCAAGACCCCGCGCCCGCTGACCCCGCTGGTGCTGCAGGACAGCGCGGCCAGCAAGCCCGACAAGGCGCAGGTCAGGCTGGTTCACGCCGCCGCCACCCCCGCCGCCAATCTGGTGGATGTGTATGTCACGGCGCCTGGGGCCGACATCGGGAAAATTTCTCCGGCCATCGCAGACTTCCAGTACAGCAAGGATTCGGGATACCTGCCCCTGCCCCCGGGCGACTACCAGGTGAGGATCACGCTGCCGCACACCAAGACCGTGGTCATCGACTCCGGCAAGCTGTCGCTGATGGCGGGCAAGGTGTTCACCGCCTTCGCCGTCGATCCGCTGCCTGGCACCCAGGCCTTCGGCGCGGTGCTGCTGCAGGACAACTGA
- a CDS encoding ArsR family transcriptional regulator, translating into MEAAGVEPPARVADARQAALLLDVGLRPLLGLLMKAPRSVSELAAELGVNPNRAQYLVGRLHTAGVARVGSVQPRAGRAVRRYAVHGRWFIPFEVTGAETLEAFLAAQLVPRIEQMVNLTVQVMRGHSDGWGYWLQASEAGGSLRAGNADDTAADLFDGSTPLLANINTLTLAPAQAQQFKARLLELFQEFEAKETPGADPYSLAILLVRGEVR; encoded by the coding sequence ATGGAAGCGGCCGGTGTAGAACCTCCCGCCCGGGTCGCCGATGCCCGGCAGGCCGCGCTGCTGCTGGACGTGGGCCTGCGCCCCCTGCTGGGGCTGCTGATGAAGGCGCCGCGCAGCGTGAGCGAGCTGGCGGCCGAACTGGGGGTGAACCCGAACCGGGCGCAGTATCTGGTGGGCCGACTCCACACGGCCGGGGTGGCCCGCGTCGGCAGCGTGCAGCCGCGCGCCGGCCGCGCTGTGCGGCGCTACGCCGTCCACGGGCGCTGGTTCATCCCCTTCGAGGTCACCGGGGCGGAGACCCTGGAAGCCTTCCTGGCCGCGCAACTGGTGCCACGTATCGAACAGATGGTGAACCTGACCGTGCAGGTCATGCGCGGGCACAGCGACGGCTGGGGGTACTGGCTGCAGGCGAGTGAGGCCGGCGGCAGCCTGCGCGCCGGGAATGCCGACGATACGGCTGCCGATCTCTTCGACGGTTCCACACCTCTGCTGGCGAACATCAACACCCTGACCCTCGCGCCGGCCCAGGCGCAGCAGTTCAAGGCCCGACTGCTGGAACTGTTTCAGGAATTCGAGGCCAAAGAGACGCCCGGCGCCGACCCCTACAGCCTGGCGATCCTGCTGGTACGCGGCGAGGTGCGCTGA
- the fumC gene encoding class II fumarate hydratase gives MTRRESDTMGTLEVAADRYWGAQTERSIHNFPIGRDTFVWGRPIIRALGILKKGAAQANAELGELPREVADLIVQAADEVIAGKLDDHFPLVVFQTGSGTQSNMNANEVISNRAIEIAGGEMGSKAPVHPNDHVNRGQSSNDTFPTAMHIAVVLELSERLYGAVGKLRDTLDAKARAYAGLVKVGRTHLQDATPITLGQEIGGWVAQLDYALAEVRHAGEGLLDLAIGGTAVGTGLNAHPKFGDLAAQKYAEETGFAFRSADNKFAALSAHDALVQTSAALRTLAGALMKMANDVRWLASGPRNGIGEIVIPENEPGSSIMPGKVNPTQSEALTMVATRVFGNDATVAFAGSQGNFQLNVFKPVMVHAVLESVRLISDACLAFNDHCAVGIEPNLTQIEHNLSINLMQVTALNKHIGYDKAAAIAKKAHKEGSSLKEAALALGHVTEEEFAQWVVPLDMTHN, from the coding sequence ATGACCCGCAGAGAATCCGACACCATGGGCACCCTGGAAGTCGCCGCTGACCGCTACTGGGGCGCGCAGACCGAGCGCAGCATCCACAATTTCCCCATCGGCCGCGACACCTTCGTGTGGGGCCGGCCCATCATCCGGGCGCTGGGCATCCTGAAAAAGGGCGCCGCGCAGGCCAACGCCGAGCTGGGCGAATTGCCCCGCGAGGTGGCCGACCTGATCGTGCAGGCCGCCGACGAGGTGATCGCCGGGAAGCTCGACGACCACTTCCCGCTGGTGGTGTTCCAGACGGGCTCGGGCACTCAGAGCAACATGAACGCCAACGAGGTCATCTCCAACCGCGCCATCGAGATCGCGGGCGGCGAGATGGGCAGCAAGGCGCCCGTCCACCCCAACGACCACGTGAACCGCGGCCAGAGCAGCAACGACACCTTCCCGACCGCCATGCACATCGCGGTGGTACTGGAACTGAGCGAGCGGCTGTACGGCGCGGTCGGGAAGCTGCGGGACACGCTGGACGCCAAGGCCAGGGCGTATGCCGGGCTGGTCAAGGTCGGCCGCACCCACCTGCAGGACGCCACGCCGATCACGCTGGGCCAGGAGATCGGCGGCTGGGTCGCGCAGCTCGACTACGCGCTCGCCGAGGTGCGCCACGCGGGGGAAGGACTGCTCGACCTCGCCATCGGCGGCACGGCGGTGGGCACCGGGCTGAACGCCCATCCCAAATTCGGCGACCTGGCCGCGCAGAAGTACGCCGAGGAGACCGGCTTCGCCTTCCGCTCGGCCGACAACAAGTTCGCCGCGCTGAGCGCCCACGACGCCCTGGTGCAGACCTCCGCCGCTCTGCGAACCCTCGCGGGCGCCCTGATGAAGATGGCGAACGACGTACGCTGGCTCGCCAGTGGCCCCCGCAACGGCATCGGCGAGATCGTGATTCCCGAGAACGAGCCCGGCAGCTCCATCATGCCCGGCAAGGTCAACCCCACGCAGAGCGAGGCGCTGACGATGGTCGCCACCCGCGTCTTCGGCAACGACGCCACCGTGGCCTTCGCGGGCTCGCAGGGCAACTTCCAGCTCAACGTCTTCAAGCCGGTGATGGTTCATGCCGTGCTGGAGAGCGTCCGCCTGATCAGCGACGCCTGCCTCGCCTTCAACGACCACTGCGCCGTGGGCATCGAGCCGAATCTGACCCAGATCGAGCACAACCTCTCGATCAACCTGATGCAGGTCACGGCCCTGAACAAGCACATCGGTTACGACAAGGCCGCTGCGATTGCCAAGAAGGCGCATAAGGAGGGGAGCAGCCTGAAAGAGGCGGCGCTAGCCCTGGGCCACGTCACGGAAGAGGAATTCGCCCAGTGGGTCGTGCCCCTGGACATGACGCACAACTGA
- a CDS encoding YpdA family putative bacillithiol disulfide reductase: MSLYDVAIVGAGPVGLAAAIACKRAGLSYVVLEKGCVVNAIFEYPTYMTFFTTAPELEIGNHPMVTGHDKPDRRDALMYYRLVTQREALDVEQYTEVTGLHAAPAGFTLEIEKRDGTPGVVEARRVVVATGYYDHPLHLGIPGEDGQNVSHYYSEAHPFMGLDVTVIGAGNSAADAALDLWRGGANVTMVVRAPELKSTIKYWVRPDLENRIKEGSVAAQFNSRVVEIHPEHVTVQREDGTTWDLPTHYTFALTGYRPDLSFLSGLALATHPDECLVLSEHYESSVPGLFVAGSAGFAGKTNQVFIENGRFHADLAVAEIVRQLRGQEQLAGV, encoded by the coding sequence ATGAGTCTGTATGACGTCGCCATCGTCGGGGCCGGGCCGGTCGGTCTGGCGGCCGCCATCGCCTGCAAACGCGCGGGCCTGAGTTACGTGGTGCTGGAGAAGGGCTGCGTGGTGAACGCCATCTTCGAATACCCCACCTACATGACCTTTTTCACCACCGCCCCGGAACTGGAGATCGGCAACCACCCGATGGTGACCGGGCATGACAAGCCGGACCGGCGCGACGCGCTGATGTACTACCGGCTGGTCACCCAGCGCGAGGCGCTGGACGTCGAGCAGTACACCGAGGTCACGGGTCTGCACGCCGCGCCCGCCGGCTTCACGCTGGAGATCGAGAAACGCGACGGCACGCCCGGTGTGGTCGAGGCCCGCCGCGTGGTCGTGGCGACCGGCTACTACGACCACCCGCTGCACCTGGGCATTCCCGGTGAGGACGGGCAGAACGTGAGCCACTACTACAGCGAGGCCCACCCCTTCATGGGCCTGGACGTGACCGTGATCGGTGCCGGGAACTCGGCCGCCGACGCCGCCCTGGATCTGTGGCGCGGCGGCGCGAACGTGACGATGGTCGTGCGTGCCCCCGAACTGAAGTCCACCATCAAGTACTGGGTACGGCCCGATCTGGAGAACCGCATCAAGGAAGGCAGCGTCGCCGCGCAGTTCAACTCGCGGGTGGTCGAGATCCATCCGGAGCACGTGACCGTGCAGCGTGAGGACGGCACGACCTGGGATCTCCCCACCCACTACACCTTCGCCCTGACCGGCTACCGGCCCGATCTGTCGTTCCTGTCCGGGCTGGCGCTGGCGACGCACCCCGACGAGTGCCTGGTGCTCAGCGAGCACTACGAGAGCTCCGTGCCCGGGCTGTTCGTGGCGGGCAGCGCCGGCTTCGCCGGCAAGACCAATCAGGTGTTCATCGAGAACGGCCGTTTCCACGCCGATCTCGCAGTGGCCGAGATCGTGCGGCAGCTGAGGGGACAGGAGCAGCTGGCAGGCGTCTGA